One part of the Arabidopsis thaliana chromosome 1 sequence genome encodes these proteins:
- a CDS encoding Tetratricopeptide repeat (TPR)-like superfamily protein (Tetratricopeptide repeat (TPR)-like superfamily protein; CONTAINS InterPro DOMAIN/s: Pentatricopeptide repeat (InterPro:IPR002885); BEST Arabidopsis thaliana protein match is: Tetratricopeptide repeat (TPR)-like superfamily protein (TAIR:AT1G63230.1); Has 61970 Blast hits to 14178 proteins in 278 species: Archae - 7; Bacteria - 38; Metazoa - 571; Fungi - 630; Plants - 59226; Viruses - 0; Other Eukaryotes - 1498 (source: NCBI BLink).), with protein sequence MDCVRLVVSALNLLRKMGQSHIKADVVISTAIVDRLCKDGNHINAQNLFTEMHEKGIFPNVLTYNCMIDSFCHSGRWSDADQLLRHMIEKQINPDIVTFSALINAFVKERKVSEAEEIYKEMLRWSIFPTTITYNSMIDGFCKQDRVDDAKRMLDSMASKGCSPDVVTFSTLINGYCKAKRVDNGMEIFCEMHRRGIVANTVTYTTLIHGFCQVGDLDAAQDLLNEMISCGVAPDYITFHCMLAGLCSKKELRKAFAILEDLQKSEDHHLEDE encoded by the exons ATGGATTGTGTAAGATTGGTTGTCTCGGCTTTGAATCTGCTTAGGAAGATGGGGCAAAGCCACATCAAAGCCGATGTTGTAATCTCTACTGCCATCGTTGATCGCCTTTGCAAGGACGGGAACCACATCAATGCTCAAAACCTTTTCACTGAAATGCATGAGAAAGGTATTTTTCCCAATGTTCTCACTTACAATTGTATGATAGACTCTTTTTGTCACTCTGGTAGATGGAGTGATGCCGACCAATTGTTGCGTCATATGATTGAAAAGCAAATCAATCCTGATATTGTTACTTTCAGTGCATTGATCAATGCATTtgtcaaagaaagaaaggtcTCCGAGGCTGAAGAAATATACAAGGAGATGCTTCGTTGGAGTATATTTCCTACCACAATCACATATAACTCAATGATCGATGGATTTTGCAAGCAGGATCGTGTAGATGATGCAAAGCGCATGTTAGATTCGATGGCTAGCAAGGGCTGCTCTCCGGATGTAGTCACTTTTAGCACCCTAATCAATGGCTATTGTAAGGCTAAAAGGGTTGACAATGGAATGGAGATTTTCTGTGAGATGCATCGAAGAGGAATAGTTGCTAATACAGTTACTTACACTACTTTGATTCATGGGTTTTGTCAAGTGGGTGATCTCGATGCCGCTCAAGACCTTCTCAATGAGATGATTTCTTGTGGTGTGGCTCCAGATTACATCACTTTCCACTGTATGCTGGCCGGCTTATGCAGTAAGAAAGAATTACGAAAAGCATTTGCAATATTGGAGGATCTGCAGAAGAGTGAG GATCATCATTTGGAGGATGAATGA
- a CDS encoding Tetratricopeptide repeat (TPR)-like superfamily protein (Tetratricopeptide repeat (TPR)-like superfamily protein; INVOLVED IN: biological_process unknown; LOCATED IN: cellular_component unknown; EXPRESSED IN: male gametophyte, pollen tube; EXPRESSED DURING: M germinated pollen stage; CONTAINS InterPro DOMAIN/s: Pentatricopeptide repeat (InterPro:IPR002885); BEST Arabidopsis thaliana protein match is: Tetratricopeptide repeat (TPR)-like superfamily protein (TAIR:AT1G63230.1); Has 48080 Blast hits to 10541 proteins in 250 species: Archae - 4; Bacteria - 29; Metazoa - 310; Fungi - 282; Plants - 46569; Viruses - 0; Other Eukaryotes - 886 (source: NCBI BLink).): MLRWSIFPTTITYNSMIDGFCKQDRVDDAKRMLDSMASKGCSPDVVTFSTLINGYCKAKRVDNGMEIFCEMHRRGIVANTVTYTTLIHGFCQVGDLDAAQDLLNEMISCGVAPDYITFHCMLAGLCSKKELRKAFAILEDLQKSEDHHLEDE, translated from the exons ATGCTTCGTTGGAGTATATTTCCTACCACAATCACATATAACTCAATGATCGATGGATTTTGCAAGCAGGATCGTGTAGATGATGCAAAGCGCATGTTAGATTCGATGGCTAGCAAGGGCTGCTCTCCGGATGTAGTCACTTTTAGCACCCTAATCAATGGCTATTGTAAGGCTAAAAGGGTTGACAATGGAATGGAGATTTTCTGTGAGATGCATCGAAGAGGAATAGTTGCTAATACAGTTACTTACACTACTTTGATTCATGGGTTTTGTCAAGTGGGTGATCTCGATGCCGCTCAAGACCTTCTCAATGAGATGATTTCTTGTGGTGTGGCTCCAGATTACATCACTTTCCACTGTATGCTGGCCGGCTTATGCAGTAAGAAAGAATTACGAAAAGCATTTGCAATATTGGAGGATCTGCAGAAGAGTGAG GATCATCATTTGGAGGATGAATGA